A single region of the Nocardioides aquaticus genome encodes:
- a CDS encoding adenylate kinase, with product MSFAEVPTGVSRILVYGVTGSGKSTAAERIGERTGLPVTLVDELTWLPGWVPVDVGRQRELIAAVTSGDRWVLDSAYGTWLDLVLPRAELIVALDYPRWFSLQRLVRRTIMGAVTKSPRCNGNTETFRQMLGKDSIVRWHFRSFGRKRDRIRRWSESPDVPPVLTFTTSRQLEAWLSQVQPS from the coding sequence GTGTCCTTCGCCGAGGTCCCGACGGGTGTGAGCCGGATACTCGTCTATGGCGTGACCGGGAGCGGGAAGAGCACCGCCGCAGAACGCATCGGTGAACGCACCGGGCTCCCGGTCACCCTGGTCGACGAACTGACCTGGCTCCCAGGCTGGGTGCCGGTCGACGTCGGACGGCAACGCGAGCTGATCGCCGCCGTGACTTCTGGCGACCGCTGGGTCCTGGATTCTGCTTACGGCACGTGGCTCGACCTCGTCCTACCGAGGGCGGAGCTCATCGTCGCCCTGGACTACCCGCGCTGGTTCTCGCTGCAGCGCCTGGTCCGACGAACGATCATGGGCGCGGTGACGAAGTCCCCACGGTGCAACGGCAACACGGAGACCTTCCGGCAGATGCTCGGGAAGGACTCGATCGTGAGGTGGCACTTCAGATCGTTCGGCAGGAAGCGAGACCGGATCCGTCGCTGGTCCGAGTCACCCGACGTCCCACCAGTACTGACCTTCACCACCTCGAGGCAGCTCGAGGCCTGGCTCAGCCAGGTGCAGCCCAGCTGA